Proteins from one Triticum aestivum cultivar Chinese Spring chromosome 7A, IWGSC CS RefSeq v2.1, whole genome shotgun sequence genomic window:
- the LOC123151369 gene encoding ribonuclease 3-like protein 3, producing MDPHSHSHSLSPPPAPDDDPDAMPREQQQREEAPPGYVPPMGPEEVAAVEALLGYEFKDKSLVGLALTHGSFYLPYRSGDSTYERLEYLGDGVLTCLVSREVFLTYPDLPPGPLTRLRAANVDKEKLARIAVDHGIHRFLRHKAPKLEEQIADFVKELCQYEYHSNGLLDAPKVLSDIVESLIGAIYLDSKYNQELVWQVFQKLADPLIRLETLGRHPVSELLEFGQKSGRIVDISKDGWVKDTKVDVFVDGVLVASATYAQKKEIASNRAAKAALDKLKEMSGQSDVLSAPALGEAPEPLDELGRAGALEL from the exons ATGGACCCGCACTCGCACTCGCACTCGCTGTCGCCACCGCCAGCACCTGACGACGACCCCGACGCGATGCcgagggagcagcagcagcgggAGGAGGCGCCGCCGGGCTACGTGCCGCCGATGGGCCCCGAGGAGGTGGCGGCCGTCGAGGCGCTCCTCGGCTACGAGTTCAAGGACAAGTCCCTGGTCGGGCTGGCCCTCACGCACGGCTCCTTCTACTTGCCCTACCGCTCCGGCGACTCCACCTACGAGCGGCTCGAGTACCTGGGTGACGGCGTGCTCACCTGCCTCGTGTCACGGGAGGTCTTCCTCACCTATCCGGACCTCCCGCCAGGCCCGCTCACGCGCCTCCGCGCCGCCAACGTCGACAAGGAGAAGCTCGCGCGCATCGCCGTCGACCACGGCATCCACCgcttcctccgccacaaggcgccCAAGCTCGAGGAACAG ATTGCTGATTTTGTGAAAGAATTGTGTCAGTATGAATACCACTCCAATGGGCTATTGGATGCTCCAAAAGTGCTGTCTGACATCGTGGAATCTCTTATTGGTGCCATATATCTTGACTCCAAGTACAATCAAGAGCTAGTTTGGCAG GTTTTTCAAAAGTTGGCTGATCCACTTATTAGGCTTGAGACATTAGGGAGGCATCCCGTAAGCGAGCTATTAGAGTTTGGCCAAAAGAGTGGTCGAATAGTGGATATCTCTAAAGATGGGTGGGTTAAGGATACGAAGGTTGATGTATTTGTTGACGGTGTGCTGGTTGCAAGCGCGACTTATGCACAAAAGAAGGAGATAGCTTCGAACCGCGCCGCGAAGGCTGCTCTAGACAAATTGAAGGAGATGTCGGGGCAATCCGATGTTCTATCAGCCCCAGCCCTAGGAGAAGCTCCTGAGCCGTTGGACGAATTGGGTCGTGCTGGAGCTTTAGAGCTCTAG